The uncultured Methanolobus sp. sequence TTACAGAAGTGATATCGGCAAGGAATTCCTTATCCAGAGGCGTATTGATCACATGAATGAAATACGCGGGCAATAGTTTTATTATTTATATAGTGAGGGTTTAAGTATGAAGCACCTGATTTCAATGGCAGACCTGACTCATGAAGAGATCGTTGAGATACTCGATATGGCGGAGGACCTTAAGGAAAAACGCCTTAGAGGAAAGGTCACAGACCTGCTAAAGAATAAGAGTCTCGGCATGATTTTCGAAAAGTCATCTACCCGTACCCGTGTGTCTTTTGAGGTTGCTATGTGCGACCTTGGCGGTCACGCTCTTTATCTCAACGCCAGGGATATGCAGCTTGGCAGAGGTGAGACGGTTAGTGATACTTCCGAGGTTCTTTCAAGATACCTCTATGGTATTATTGCAAGGGTTTACAGTCATGAAACGGTGAAACAGCTGGCGGAGAATTCCTCTATTCCGGTTATTAATGCGCTATCAGATCAGGAGCATCCATGCCAGATTCTTGCTGACCTGCTCACTATCCGTGAGTATAAAAGCAAGCTGGCTGGCCTGAAGTATGCATGGGTTGGCGATGGAAACAATGTTTGTAATTCTGCTATTATCGGCGGTGCCCTTATGGATATGGAAGTCGCTGTTGCATGTCCTCCGGGATATGAGCCGGATGAGGATGTTGTTGAACTTGCAAGGGAACTTGGCGGAAATATTACTATTACCAATGATCCGGCTGAGGCTGTAAAGGATGCAGATATTCTTTATGCTGATGTATGGGTCTCAATGGGCGATGAGGATGAGCGCGAGAAGCGCCTGAAAGACCTTGCACCATACCAGATCAATACTGAACTGGTAGAGCAGGCTAAACCTGATGTCATTGTTATGCACTGTCTCCCTGCACACCGCGGTGAAGAGATTAGCGCAGAGGTTATGGATGGTCCTCATTCAGTTGTTTTCGATCAGGCAGAGAACCGCCTGCACGCCCAGAAAGCTCTCCTTATGAAAATGATGGCATGATGCCACTGTTTTCACAAACCTTTTTTAACTTTCCAAACACAAAGTTTAACTAGAAAAAGCGCTACTAACCAACGTTCACATTGCGGGAGTTGCCCAGCCTGGCCAAAGGCGCTAGGTTCAGAGCCTAGTCTCGTAGGAGTTCATGCGTTCGAATCGCATCTCCCGCACCAGATTACTATGCAAAAAAACGCTAATCATAAAAAAGCAGATTTTTATAACAACACGATTTTGCTTGCAACTATCTCTTTTTTAATAACTTATACATATTCATACAGATATTTTTGAGTTTTTTCATTGTGATATGTAGTTAGGTTATTATTTATTTCAAGTGAATGTACTGAATCCCATAAGACTATTTTTTCGGAATTTTCATGGAGCAATTTTATGACCTTATCATCAAAAATATCAACTACATGCCCTTGAATTTCATTGTTTTCATCAGTTACTATTTTTATATATGGGTATTTTTCACCATATCTATCGTTGATATATGATTTGAGTTCTCTTTTGAACGAACGTGAACTGCCAGTATAAATTATTGGTGTTAAAAACATTAAAGCAATGCTAACTGCAAATGCAATTTGCCAGAAAATAGCTTTGTCTGGTATAGAATTCCAATTATACAAAATAATTATTAAACTAAATACATTTAATGGGTATGTTAAAACGGTGTAACAACCAAAAAAAGTAAACATATTGGCAAATCCAATTGCCTTGTTTAAAATTGTTTTTCCATTAAATGATTTGTCAATCTTATTTTGCATTATTAACATACCACTTGTGGGTAGAAGATACGTAAATAAAATGGTAGAAATGAACATTTTCAAAGCTAATAATTCATCTAAGTCTATTTTGGCAATATTTTCAATATACCAATTCATTGAATATAATAAACTAGGTGATACTAAAAAACCTAGAAATAGCCCTACGTTTAGTGCAACAATTGAATAATCATCCCTCTTTAAATATTTTATTTTATCGTACTTTTGAATGTAAGGACTTATCGATTTGCTATTCTTGAAAGCATTAATTAGTTCATTTTGCTTTCTTTTTGTTTTCTGATCTGAAAATAAATTTCTAAATGATTGCTGTAGAAAATTACCTATTATTGCAATTATAATATATACTACAAGGTAATCAATTACGCTAATGTCATTAAAGTCCCCATTAAAATTAAACATCATTTAACGTTCCTTACTATTAAAACAATTAATATATGCTATGTTTATTATTTTATATGTATTATGTCTTTCTTTTATGCTATTTACTCCCCTTTTGTTAGAAGTAATGCTATCGTTGGGTCAGTGCCTATGGTGAGATTGTTATGTGATAAAAACTCTATGAAAGTAGTAAATAGATTTGAGAGTAACTTACCATGAGACTAGTTGCAATAAACAGAAGTCCAGGTAATGAAGAAAACATAGCAGCAATGCGGAGCTAAAATTCCATGAATGAGAACAACCTTTCCAGAAACCAGTCAAAATTCATCCTCTACACCTCAAATGAAGGGGACGTTAAGGTAGATGATACTTAATGTGCTGATAGCTGAGAATATGAAAAGGGTGAAGCTGGTATGAGCGTTTTTTCCGATGAGTTCATGTTTCATCTATTTGCAGAAGAATGCAGTCTTTCAAGGTCGCAAAATGCGGCCATAGAACACAGACGTGAACAAGAATCTTCAAGATGGAGATACCGGTATGAATGAAGGTGACCTGATAATACCTGAAGAGATTCGAAGCAAGATTCATACCATTCGTGGTGTTCAGGTTATGCTGGATAGGGATTTAGCCGTTTTTTACGGTGTGAAAGCAATCCGATTAAGGGAACAGGTAAAAAGAAATATCAAACGTTTCCCCTCGGATTTCATGTTTCAACTTACGGAAGAAGAAGTCGATGTTATGGTATCGCAAAATGCGATACCTTCAAAGCAGCGCCTTGGAGGGTCCCTTCCTTTTGTTTTTACAGAACAGGGTGTTGCAAACATTTCATCAGTGCTTACAAGTGAAAGAGCTATTGAAGTTAATATCCTGATCATGCGGGCTTTTGTAGCAATGCGCCGCTTCATCAGCTCAAATGCACATATTTTCCAGAGACTTGATACCCTTGAAATAAAGCAACTCGAAACAGATAAGAAAATTGATCATGTCCTGAATGCTATCGAGAGTAAGGAAATCCAGCCAAAACAAGGCGTTTTCTTTGACGGCCAGATCTTCGATGCCTACAATTTTGTTACCGACCTTATTAGAACAGCCCGAAAATCGATAATCATCATTGACAATTATGTTGATGACACCGTTCTAACTAACCTCACAAAAAGAAATGATGGCGTAGATGTTACTATTTTCACAAAGACAATATCAAAACAACTCGCATTGGACCTGAAGAAGTTCAATTCACAATATCCGGCTATTGAGATCAGGAAGTTCAAAAATTCCCATGATCGTTTTATGATTATCGACGACAAAACAGTCTACCATTTCGGTGCTTCCCTGAAAGACCTCGGAAAGAAATGGTTCGCCTTTTCAAAAATGGATTTTGAAGCAGTTGAGATGCTCACAAGGCTGGAGGGGATGAAATGATGAGTTATAAAAATGATAATGCTTCTGGTTTGCACAGGATGAAATTGTGAAGCAACTTGCTACGCAAATACCATGGTAGAACAGAATACTAATTGCCTCTCCTACTCTGACAGAGAGGTCCGGTGTATCGAGAGTAAAGATGAATACAACTAAGATTACCGAGTCTTAAATAACTCATAACATATTTCAGACTAATTAAGTTACAATTCACAAAAAGAGGAGACCACCATGAAAGTAGTTGCAATAAACGGAAGTCCACGTAAAGAAGGAAACACAGCAGCAATGTTGAAAAGGCTCACATCCAAACTTGAAGCTGAAGGAATAGAAACCGAAACAATTCACATTGGAGGGAAGAAGGTTCACGGGTGTACAGCATGTATGAAATGTTTTGAAAATAAGAACAGCCAGTGCATCTTTGATGACGATGCCATCAATGAGTGTATCACAAAGATGAAGGAAGCTGACGGAATAGTAATCGGTTCACCAACTTACTTTGCTGATGTGACAACAGAGACCAAAGCACTCATTGACCGTGCAGGATACGTATCCCTTGCAAATGGAGGATTCTTTGCAAGAAAAGCCGGTGCTGCTGTTGTAGCTGTTCGCAGAGCAGGTGCAGTCCATGCATATGATTCCATCAACCATCTCTTCGGTATCACGAGCATGGTAACCGTAGGTTCATCCTACTGGAACCTTGGTGTAGGTCTTCATCCCGGAGATGTCAATGAGGATGAAGAAGGCATGAGCACCATGGACAATCTTGCATCTAATATGGCATGGTTGCTGAAAAAGATTAATTCCGAATAAATCAATAACAGGGGATTCAACTACCAGGGTTGAATTCCTTTAACTCCACCTTATCATTGATTATCTCGATATATTCCAGTTTTTTCTCATGGCCGAATCCCCAGCTACCGGTATTTGCAACCTTTCTGGCATCGTCCACGTATGCATCATGGGTATGTCCGTAAATAAGGTACTGTTCAGGGTGCATGTGCAACAGTAAATGCCTGCTATCTGCGCCTGCAAGCTCTCTGATAGGTCTGAAGACTTTATTCTCCTGAAAGTCCCTTATCCTTATTTCAGGTGGTTGTCTCATAGCCATGAATGCAGACTTAGGTTCCTTTGGGAACTTCTTCAGGCTACTCAACAGTGAGCGTTTAGCCAGCATCATATCCCAGAGTTTATCAGCAGCATTTCCGGTTTCATCTCTGGCCAGACACATGTGCTCACAGAAACTCTCATACATTTTCATGGATTTATAATATGGACTGCACAGCACTTCCAGTTGGTATCCATGGAAAAAGAAGAATTCCTGTTCCTTACTCCTTAGCACCACATTTTTTTCAACGCTGAAGAGCATGTCATTTTTCAAAGCACCATCAAGGTGGAGCAGGCAATAATCATGGTTTCCTGCGATATAATGGATCTGGGTTCCCTCCAGCATCCTGTTCAGGTAGGTCATCGTCCCTGAAAAATCCATGACAGCTTCAGTGAAATTACGTCTCCATATCTCTATAATGTCACCCAGCAGTACAAGATGTTCTATCTTCCTGTCCTTCAGATATTCTATGAAATCGGTGAATTCGTTTTCCTTTGCTCCCTTCATACCCAGATGAGAATCAGAAACAGCGACAATCGTCATAAATTCATCCTCTTGACCCTACACAGGAATTGAATTTGGCAGAGACTTGTTGTACACACGATTAAAAATATTTTTCTAAAAAAGTTTGAAACAATCATAACGATGTCCGGCATATACAATCTACTATATAATAGGACATTGTACATTTATTTCTTTCTGTATTGGAGTAATCTGATATTTTAACAGTTCAACTAAACAGAGTGAATGGCAAGGTATTCATAGTTATTTATCCTTTAAAGGCATTACATTGGTTATAGTCTTACTAATTATATCAACTTAAATTCCTGATTACAATGAAACTCTACAGCACAAATCTTAACGCACCGGAAGTAAGCTTTCAGGAAGCTCTCATAACCGGACTTGCACCTGACCGCGGGCTTTACATGCCTAAGAGCCTGCCGACCTTTTCAAAGGAAGAGATCGATTCCTTCAGGGATGCTCCATATCCTGAGATAGCTTACAGAGTACTGAGCAAGGTACTCGAAGGTGAGGTCGACGACGACTCACTCAAAGCCATCACCTATGACGCTTATAACTACGATGTACCGCTCGAGCCAGTTGACGAGCAGACATACATCATGAGACTTGACAGGGGACCAACTGCATCCTTCAAGGACTTCGCAGCCCGCATGATGGCAAGACTCATGCAGTACTATCTCAGCAAAGAGAACAGAAGTCTTACAATCCTCACCGCAACATCAGGTGACACCGGCAGCGCTGTTGCCGATGCATTCTACGGTCTTGATAACATCAAGGTCATTGTACTCTTCCCAACAGACGAGGTATCCGACCGCCAGCGCAAACAAATGACCACACTTGGCAAAAACATCACCGCCATTTCAGTTGACGGTAAATTCGATGACTGTCAGGCAATGGTAAAGCAGGCATTTGCAGACGAGGATCTCAAACACCTGAATCTCTCCTCAGCAAACTCAATTAACATCGGTCGTCTTGTTCCTCAGTCTATTTACTACATATACGCTTACGCAAAGCTCAGGGATTATCCTGAGGACATAATCTATTCCATCCCATCCGGTAACTTCGGAAACATGATGGGCTGTGTCCTGGCAAGGACTATGGGAGTTCCTGTCAAAAAGATAATAACCTCAGTCAATGAAAATGATGAGGTCCCAACCTTCCTGAGCACAGGTGAGTACAACAAGATCGTACCTTCAAAGAATTGTCTTTCCAACGCAATGAATGTTGGTCATCCAAGCAACCTTGCAAGACTCATCGCTGTTTACGGCGGAGTCATGGACGAGCAGGGTGAGATCAGCAAAGAGCCTGACATGGACAAGCTTAGAAATGATATCTACTCCAGTTCGGTTACTGATGAAGAAACTAAGGCAACTATCAAGGAGATCTTCGAGAAGTACAACATCCTTATCGAGCCACATGGTGCAGTCGGAATAAAAGGACTTCTTGACTTCAGGGAAGAGTCAGGTGACAACACACTTGCAGTGACCCTTGAAACAGCAGACTCTGCAAAGTTCCCTGAACATGTCAAAGAGCAGACTGGTGTTGAACCCGAACTTCCGAAGAGTCTGAAAAAGGTAGAATCAAAGGATGAGTTCATGGATTATCTTGGAACAGAGTACCCTGCTTTCAAGAAATATCTTCAGGAAAAGCTCGGATGAGTTTTTCTGTTTTTCTTTTCAATAGTTCCAATTGTGATATCTGATTCATCTGTATCTTATTTATGCTTCTTTAGTTTTCAACGAAGGTGGTCCATTGGTTGATAATAGTTCCTGCATTCCGGAGAAACGTGGCAAGTATTTTGGGATCTGCACTTCCTATCACCATTCAAAAGGATGTAATTGTCCGAAATGTCCTTCTTATCCTGAAAAAGGAAAGTTCATGTTCTGCTCTAAAGGTGCATATCCGGGAGTAGAAAAGAAAGGATGTTTGTGTCAGGAATGTATAATCCACAATAAATTTGGCCTGAATGGCGAATACTTTTGTTCGGAATAAACTATATTCCCATCCGGATATGTAAATGCAGAATCTCATCATCATCATACTCAACATATATCAATGTATACATATATTTATATAGTAGTGAAAAGTACTAGGAATTGTGGCAAGACCTGCCAGTCAGATATTGCCTCAAACGAAATGTACCATATAGTAGTACGATATGGACTTCATCCCTTCAAACTCTGTGAAAACGGAATTGAATTGTAAAGAAATGCAGGCATGATACTCCCTCTCTGTATCTAAAAACGACAAATGTCTGCATTTCGCCTCTCTAAAAACGAAATGGAGTATGAGCGGTTATAATGGGAACAGGTGGGGGCACCTGAGAGGAAAAAGGAGTATGAGTAAAAGGGTTGCCATTTCGGTCTGACCGAAGTGGCAGGGTTATTGTCTGTTTTGCTATTTTGAATTAAAGACTGTGAGTCAGAATTTAGTTTCAATCTACAGAATTTATTCACTTTTTGCCAAAGAACATAGCTATCCCGATCGTCACAATGAATGGAACTGCAAGGCCTGGGAATTCAGGGATTTCCTCGCTATCATTGTTGTCATTATTATCCTCTTTTTTATTATCATTAGAGCCTGAAGCAGAGCTGTTGCCTGTATTCACAGTACTGTGCCCTTCATGTTTCCACCATCCCTTTTCATCGCTTTCGACATTATCCGGGGTGGACATCATTGGATTTTCATCGGCAGGCTGGCTCGTGTTTGTGAAGTTATCTGTGGAATTATTATCTATTACCGGATCAAGAAAACTATTTTCCTGAGGAATAGAAAACACCAGTAAGGCAAATAAAATCATAAAACCAATAAACACGCTGTATCCACTTATGTTCAATTCTTACCCCTCTCACGAAAGAAGTATTCTCCAGCCAATGCATTTCTATAGGGGTATAGTAAATATATCTTTTGCCGTATACTATTTACTTAATTATGTTCCGTAAGACGGAAATTACTTAATGCGGTCATTGCTAACTTAACATAATATTTGAACCTGAATTTTACTATGCATGTCAATATCCTGGGTGGTGGATGCTCTGCTCATAAAATATATAAATAAATTTCAGACTATCATAATAAAAATAGTAATGCTCATGATGGCTTTTGTCATCCTGAGTGCCATGCTGGAGATTACCTGGCTACTTGTCACTGATATCTCAACCCCGCCTTATTTCTTGATAGGTGTGGATGAAATACTGGATGTATTTGCTCTCTTTTTCCTGGTTATCATAGGCATAGAACTTCTGGAGACTGTTAAGATGATAATCATGGAATCATCTATGAATGTTGATGTCATTATTCTGGTAGGTATCACTGCAATAGTAAGGAAAATATTGATTATCGATCTGAAAAACACTGATCCTCTGTTCCTTGTCGGAATGGGGATTCTTATAATTGCTCTTGCGGGAACATATTATCTTGTTGTTGTTTCTAAAAAGGATTTCAAATGCAAACTTGACATTGATGATGAAATGCGCTAACGATAGCAAACTTGTCTTTTAAAAAAAGGAAAATGGGATCTTTCGATCCCTTTTTATTCATTTTCGTACTTAAATTGATCCAGTTTTTTTTTAGGGCATCTGCAAGTTCGTTCAGCTCCATTGCTGAATCTGTGAATTCGGTCATTGATGCAGTCTGTTCCTATACTGTTGCCGATACTTCCTGTGTTCCTGCTGCGGAAGATTCCGAAATGCTGGAAATATCCTCTATGGGTGCGGATTGTTCTTCTGCAGAAGATGCAATGTTCTGCGCCATGCCTGCTATCCGGACACCACTTTCAACGATCTGTTTTACAGCTTCAACGGTTGTGTGCAATGATTCTGCACCAGCGGCAATGCTATCCGTGTCCTTTTCAACCGAAATGACAGCTTCTTCAGTACCCTGCTGGATTTTCCGGATGACAAGTTCCTGAATAAGTTCACTGGTAGAAGTTGCTGTATCTGCAGCCACCTGTGCATTGGATGCGATTTCCTGAACATTGTACGTCATATCTGTCATAGCATGTGAAGTTTCATCAGTTCGTGTTGACTGGTTTTGAGCACCGTTTGCTATCTCTGATATTGTGCTTGATATCTGGTTTACCACAGATTTCATTTCAACAGAAGAACTAAGCATCCTTCCTGAGTTATCAGTTACTTTGTTCATACTCTGGTCTATTTCTTCTACAAGATTTCTCAATCCGTTTGCCATCCTGTCTATGGCTGTGGACAGGCGTCCAATCTCATC is a genomic window containing:
- the thrC gene encoding threonine synthase, with amino-acid sequence MKLYSTNLNAPEVSFQEALITGLAPDRGLYMPKSLPTFSKEEIDSFRDAPYPEIAYRVLSKVLEGEVDDDSLKAITYDAYNYDVPLEPVDEQTYIMRLDRGPTASFKDFAARMMARLMQYYLSKENRSLTILTATSGDTGSAVADAFYGLDNIKVIVLFPTDEVSDRQRKQMTTLGKNITAISVDGKFDDCQAMVKQAFADEDLKHLNLSSANSINIGRLVPQSIYYIYAYAKLRDYPEDIIYSIPSGNFGNMMGCVLARTMGVPVKKIITSVNENDEVPTFLSTGEYNKIVPSKNCLSNAMNVGHPSNLARLIAVYGGVMDEQGEISKEPDMDKLRNDIYSSSVTDEETKATIKEIFEKYNILIEPHGAVGIKGLLDFREESGDNTLAVTLETADSAKFPEHVKEQTGVEPELPKSLKKVESKDEFMDYLGTEYPAFKKYLQEKLG
- a CDS encoding phosphate-starvation-inducible PsiE family protein, encoding MSISWVVDALLIKYINKFQTIIIKIVMLMMAFVILSAMLEITWLLVTDISTPPYFLIGVDEILDVFALFFLVIIGIELLETVKMIIMESSMNVDVIILVGITAIVRKILIIDLKNTDPLFLVGMGILIIALAGTYYLVVVSKKDFKCKLDIDDEMR
- a CDS encoding DUF2769 domain-containing protein; protein product: MVDNSSCIPEKRGKYFGICTSYHHSKGCNCPKCPSYPEKGKFMFCSKGAYPGVEKKGCLCQECIIHNKFGLNGEYFCSE
- a CDS encoding flavodoxin family protein, yielding MKVVAINGSPRKEGNTAAMLKRLTSKLEAEGIETETIHIGGKKVHGCTACMKCFENKNSQCIFDDDAINECITKMKEADGIVIGSPTYFADVTTETKALIDRAGYVSLANGGFFARKAGAAVVAVRRAGAVHAYDSINHLFGITSMVTVGSSYWNLGVGLHPGDVNEDEEGMSTMDNLASNMAWLLKKINSE
- a CDS encoding ORF6N domain-containing protein; translation: MNEGDLIIPEEIRSKIHTIRGVQVMLDRDLAVFYGVKAIRLREQVKRNIKRFPSDFMFQLTEEEVDVMVSQNAIPSKQRLGGSLPFVFTEQGVANISSVLTSERAIEVNILIMRAFVAMRRFISSNAHIFQRLDTLEIKQLETDKKIDHVLNAIESKEIQPKQGVFFDGQIFDAYNFVTDLIRTARKSIIIIDNYVDDTVLTNLTKRNDGVDVTIFTKTISKQLALDLKKFNSQYPAIEIRKFKNSHDRFMIIDDKTVYHFGASLKDLGKKWFAFSKMDFEAVEMLTRLEGMK
- the argF gene encoding ornithine carbamoyltransferase translates to MKHLISMADLTHEEIVEILDMAEDLKEKRLRGKVTDLLKNKSLGMIFEKSSTRTRVSFEVAMCDLGGHALYLNARDMQLGRGETVSDTSEVLSRYLYGIIARVYSHETVKQLAENSSIPVINALSDQEHPCQILADLLTIREYKSKLAGLKYAWVGDGNNVCNSAIIGGALMDMEVAVACPPGYEPDEDVVELARELGGNITITNDPAEAVKDADILYADVWVSMGDEDEREKRLKDLAPYQINTELVEQAKPDVIVMHCLPAHRGEEISAEVMDGPHSVVFDQAENRLHAQKALLMKMMA
- a CDS encoding metallophosphoesterase family protein; the encoded protein is MTIVAVSDSHLGMKGAKENEFTDFIEYLKDRKIEHLVLLGDIIEIWRRNFTEAVMDFSGTMTYLNRMLEGTQIHYIAGNHDYCLLHLDGALKNDMLFSVEKNVVLRSKEQEFFFFHGYQLEVLCSPYYKSMKMYESFCEHMCLARDETGNAADKLWDMMLAKRSLLSSLKKFPKEPKSAFMAMRQPPEIRIRDFQENKVFRPIRELAGADSRHLLLHMHPEQYLIYGHTHDAYVDDARKVANTGSWGFGHEKKLEYIEIINDKVELKEFNPGS